The Triticum aestivum cultivar Chinese Spring chromosome 3A, IWGSC CS RefSeq v2.1, whole genome shotgun sequence genome includes a region encoding these proteins:
- the LOC123057266 gene encoding translation initiation factor IF-2 has product MSRFLDFTKHFPAIPQELKLKTDTGCTWRVMVWLMNGGITLDQGWAPFANVHHIKISYMVISQAADSQHPKVPLPSPRDSQLHSLHYSLTQAPTPTPIPITNPSHIVMAPHPPVLLLLLLAPLLLCSLLPDAARAAGAEDTGVTIVRKDGTTCTLCASCGNPCNPNPGYNYPSPPPPAPVTPAAPVYPPPTSYPAPSGGGGGGGGYFYPPPTGGYGGGGGGGGSQGGQGGGGGGGAYPTPPPPNPFLPYFPFYYYSPPPQLKGSAPAVSSSAAATLLLLGLSGLLLW; this is encoded by the exons ATGAGTAGATTTCTGGACTTCACGAAGCACTTCCCCGCCATCCCTCAGGAGTTAAAACTCAAGACCGACACCGGCTGCACCTGGAGGGTGATGGTCTGGCTGATGAACGGCGGGATCACCCTTGATCAGGGTTGGGCCCCCTTCGCCAATGTTCACCACATCAAGATCAGCTACATGGTCATTTCTCAAGCAGCTGACTCCCAACACCCTAAAG TACCACTCCCCTCACCCCGAGACAGTCAGCTTCACAGCCTTCACTACTCACTCACTCAAGCTCCCACTCCCACTCCCATCCCCATCACCAACCCCTCCCACATAGTCATGGCTCCCCACCCACCGgtcctcctgctactgctcctcGCGCCGCTCCTCCTCTGCTCGCTGCTCCCCGATGCGGCGCGGGCGGCCGGCGCCGAGGACACCGGGGTGACCATCGTGCGCAAGGACGGCACGACCTGCACGCTCTGCGCCTCCTGCGGGAACCCCTGCAACCCCAACCCGGGATACAACTACCCGTCGCCACCTCCTCCGGCTCCGGTGACCCCCGCGGCGCCGGTGTACCCGCCTCCCACTTCCTACCCAGCTCCCTCcggtggaggaggcggtggcggtggctaCTTCTACCCTCCGCCCACCGGCGGgtacggaggaggaggcggcggcggcgggtcgcaaggaggacaaggaggaggaggtggaggcggtgcgTACCCGACGCCCCCGCCGCCCAACCCGTTCCTACCCTACTTCCCCTTCTACTACTACAGCCCGCCACCCCAGCTCAAGGGCTCGGCGCCGGCCGTCTCGTCGTCCGCCGCGGCGACGCTACTGCTGCTCGGGCTCTCCGGGCTGCTGCTGTGGTGA